AGGTTGCGCTTTTGCTGCAGGTGTTTCCGCTGTCGGTGAAGGGCGTTCCGCGGATGAAACAGGTTTCCGAACAACGGAACGCACGCCGTCCTCGTCTTCTTCTTCAGAGCGCGAAGCCTTCAGTTTTTGATATTGATCTTTAAGGTCAACAAGCGATTGGATCAGTGCTTTATTAATCGGATCGAAGCGCAACGCCACGCGGTATTTTTGTACCGCAGAAACGACATCATCTTCTTCAAGTGCCAAATCACCGAGTAATTTATGCGCCGCTACGTGTGCCGGATGCGATTGGAGAAATTCACGAATATACTCCTGCGCCTGCTTTTTTTCACCGCGCCGGTAGTACGCCTTGGCCAAAATCAGGCGGGCCGTATCATAGTATGGAAATTTTTGTAGTCCGTCGGTAAGAATAGTTATCGCCTGATCGTACTGCCCCATGTCAAGGTACGCATCCGCAAGTTGTGCGAAGCGCACACTCTCCGGTTGATACGCCAGTTTGCTCTCAATCTGCTTGATCGCATCAATGAGCGTCACTTCAGCGAGAATCGCTTTATTGCCGACGGCGGGGACCGCCTGTTTTTCTGCTTTGGCCATAGGAAAAATTGATATTCGCGTTATGCCGAGGCTCGGTTGTCGTAAAAATGCTTCAAGGACAGGAATACCACCATCGAAAACCCGACAAGAATCCAAACGTTAAAAAAGATCATGCCGATGAAGTTGGCTTTTTCGGTATAGTAGTTGCGAATACCGACTACTAAAGATACCAAAATAAAAGCAAGAAACAACAATTCTATCAAAAAAAGTGCATCCAATTTCACGCCATGAAAACGTGTTTTTTCTTTGCGTTTCATCGTGCCCCATTTGGGGGTACGTACGAAGGACGACTTGATATCAAAAAAACCTTCGATTACGGCTTTTGCATTACTGATCGAAAGTCCGATACTTCCCATCATAAGCACCGGCAAAATAACCATCTTTTTCTTCCAGTTGGGGTTGATCATTTTTTCCGAGTAGAAGAAAAATATAAACAGACCCAACATACTGAGTACGAATACCGCCATAATGTCGAGAATAACATTAAAGCGTCCGTTTTCGTTGTGTAAAAACAAAATGGAAGAATTGAGCAAACACGAAATCACGACAAAAATGTACGAAAAATTGGCCGTGAGGTGAAAAAGCGATTGGATTTTGGTCCACATCGGCAGTTCGGCTTTCAGAATTTTCGGTACTAATTTTTTCGCCGTTTCCACCGAACCTTTGGTCCAGCGGAATTGTTGCGTTTTCAATGCATGGATACCTATCGGCAATTCGCCGGGCACCACAATATCATTCAAATAAACAAACTTCCATCCTTTGAGCTGCGCTCTGTAACTCAAATCCAAATCTTCGGTCAGCGTATCGTCGTGCCAATTACCGGCATCGGTAATACAGGATTTGCGCCAGATACCGCCGGTACCATTGAAATTAATAAAAAAGCCTGCACGGTTACGCGCCAACTGTTGAATCACAAAATGTCCGTTGAGCCCGATCGCCTGTGTTTTGGTGAGCATCGAAAAATCTTCGTTTAAATAGCCCCAGCGACTTTGCACCATACCGATCCGGGATTGGGAAAAATGCGGCATCGCTTTACGCAGGAAATCTTTTTCCGGAATAAAATCCGCATCAAAAATCGCGACAAATTCGCCGTGCGCATACTCCAGCGCTTCGCGCAAAGCGCCGGCTTTGTAACCTTTTCGATCCGTACGATGAAACAGACGAATCATGTAACCTTGCGCGGCCAAGCGTTCGACGCATGCCCGCGTCAGTTGGACGGTGTCATCCGTCGAATCATCCAGCACCTGAATTTCCAGTTTGTTTTTCGGCCAATCCAGCTGGCTGGTCGCCAAAATCAGCCGTTCGGCTACCGTACTTTCATTGAAAATCGGCAACTGAATCGTGATCACCGGAAGTTTTTCTTCCGGTAAGTGTACCCAGTCTTCTGACGGTTGCGGATGATCATCACGATGCTTCAAAAAATAATAAATCATGATGAAATTGTGCATGCTGAAAACAAACAGCACCGTCATACACGCGAGGTACGCGTAGAATAAGAAAGAACCTGCATCCATGGTAAAGAACATCTCGAGTTTAGGGTTTAGGGTATTAGGGTTTTTTAAAGGGTAAAAAAATTAGGGTTTTTTATTACTCATAATTACCAATCCGACGTAACCTTATTGATCACGTTCTGCGTCAGCATCTTGATCGCATCCTCCATTCCGTCGCTGCGTTTGCGGGTACCGGTGAGTGCGTAACGCCCCCATCCGGAAAATGTTTCTTCCCACATTGTTTTTTTCTCGCGGCGATTTTCAAATTTAATGATCGCCGTAATAGTGATCTTGTAATCCGATGTGGTAAACTGATTGCCGCTGCCTTCGAAGGCAAACACGATATCATCAACTTGGGTGATTTTTCCGCTCAGCACGGCATCGGCGGATTTGAAATCGGCTATGCGCAGGTTATTGTCGTCCAATATACCCTGCGTCAGACCGGTGGTGACTTTTTCGCGAATACCGGGTTCGGCCGTCAAATTATCGAACATCGGAACGGCGACGGTTTTCAGTTCACCAAGGTTGGCTCCGGTAAACGAATAGACGCATCCGATAAGACTGATCAGCAGTATGCCAAAGAACAAATATTTGAAATAACTTTTCATCGTTACATGTACCGGCTCGACGTTCACAGATCGAGATTGTACTCCTTGATCTTGCGATACAACGTGCGCTCGGACAGTCCCAGGGAACGCGCGGCGGCATTACGTTTGCCGTCAAATTTTTTGAGCGCCTTGATGATCATATCCCGTTCCAGATCGCTCAGCGAAAGACTGTCGCGCTCTTGCCCTTCGTCCACGTTATACACTTCCGTTTCAACGATCTTACCGTCGCGAGTTTCTTTGTCAAAGTGCGGTGCGTATCCGGCGTGCGGAAAATCGCTGCCGCCCAAAGGCCGCGGTACGTTGCCAAACTTAGCAACCAAAAAATGTTTGATATCATCCACATCCCGTTTCAGCGACAGAAGCGTTCTGTACAACAGTTCCCGCTCCGCTTGCTCCGGTGTCATATGTGTGGGAATCGGCAACATGGTATCGTCAGCGTCATTTTCAAACGCATCAATACCTTTAAAGTTTTCCAACTGCTTGGTAATATCTTCCGCCGTTACCGTTTCACCGCGCTTGATCGTAATCAGGCTTTCAACAAAATTCTTCAATTCGCGTACATTGCCTGGCCAGCGGTAGTTGACCATCATATCCATCGCTTCCGCGGTAAAACCGCGAAACTTGGCATACGTCTGCGCGCTATAATCATCGGTAAACCGCTTGATCAATACCGGTATATCCGCCCGCCGCTGACGTAGCGGCGGCATCGTAATGGTGATCGCTTTGAGACGATAATACAAGTCTTTGCGAAATTCACCACGGCGCACCATTTGTTCCAAATTGCGATTGGTCGCGCCGATCACACGCACGTCGCACCGCCGGACGACCGAACCGCCGACTTTTAAAAATTCACCGGTTTCAAGAACGCGCAAGAGTTTCACTTGCGTTTGAAGCGGCATGTCGCCGATTTCATCCAAAAATATTGTACCGCCGTTGGCGGTTTCAAAATACCCTTTACGCTCAGAAACTGCACCCGTAAACGCTCCGCGTTCATGGCCAAACAGTTCGCTTTCCAAAATACCCTCCGCGATGGCGCCGCTATTGACGATCACCAGCGGTTTATTGCGACGCGCACTCAACTGATGTATGGCTTTGGCCATCACGTCTTTACCTGTGCCGCTTTCACCGATCACCAGCACGGCCACATCCGACGGAGCGACCCGGCATACATCCCGAATGATGGTTCGGATGGTTTCTGATTCGCCGTAAAGCCCTATGCTTTCTCCGATTGAACGAAGGTTCTTTTCGATCTCCGTTTCGTTACTGTTCAGAACGAAACTGCGGAGTTGATCGTTATGTGCGGTATCAGCTGGCATATCAGCGACGGATGATATCCAAAATTTCGTTGGCAGCCCGTTCGATGGTATCATTGACCACAACGTGATCAAATAAATGCGCGCGATCCATTTCCTCTTGCACGCGCGCCAAGCGTATTTTCAACGTTTCTTCTGTTTCTGTACCACGGGACATAAGACGCTTACGCAGCTCATCCATAGAAGGCGGTTTAATAAATATAAGTACCGAGGTCCCTCCGTATGATTTTTTTACGTTGAGCGCGCCATTGACATCCAGATCCATGATCACGTTACAACCCATTCGGAGATCCGGTTCGACGGCCATACGTAATGTCCCGTAATAATTTCCGAAATGGTGGTCGTATTCCACAAAATCATCATTCTGTATGTGATCTTTAAATTCCTCTTCTGAAATAAAGTAATAATCTTTGCCGTCATTCTCACCTTCACGTTTGGCACGTGTCGTCGCCGAAATGGAAAATACCAACGTCGGGTCCATCTTGAGCAAGGTATTCTTAATGGCGGTCTTTCCTGTACCCGATGGAGCACTAAAGACGATCAGCTTGCCTTTGGATGATGAAAGATTAGCCATTTTTAAGTACTGACATTTTTACAGTTTATTACTTTACAATAAGCGGAAATATAGATTTTACTTAAGTTTAAGGCAAGAAATAAATTAGCAAAAATTATTATAGCACGGTTACGACCAAAACACTTCCCCGGTGTTCGGGTTGCTCAAAAATACAATAATTTGGTACTCGCTTTATATCTGTCAGGTACGAGGTATTTGTATGTAAGCGATACTATAGAAAACGAGCGGCAAGGTCATAAATGTCAGCGGTGCAGCAAAAAAATACATGGTGCATATTCCCGTGGCTATCGCCATACCGGCTATATTGATCTTCAAAACCCCGCGCATCACTTCTATCCGATCGGTCATCCGTGAAGCGATAAAAAGATTTAAAACGGCGACAAACAAACAAAAAAGCGCGAAAAACAAACTAAATCCGTTTTGAAAATCCATCAGTGAACGTGAACTACCCATGATTTCAAATTTATAATTTTGAGCCAGTTCAAATAGTTGTTTTTCGGTTTCGTTGGCCGGTATTCGTTCCTGAAAATGACCGAGCAGGTGAATAAAGGTCGTAGACAGTAGGATATAAGAACCTATTTTGAAGAATTTCATACGACTGAGCTTCCTTTCTATACTTAAAAACGATTATCGCCAGGGATCAAAAACTATTGTGAAAGAATAGATTTAAATTCCTCCGGTTTGACTGTCAGCAAACCCACACCCGGTAAACGTTCCGTGAGAATACGCCAATTATTATCCTTGGCGAATATTTTTTTGAACATCGGGAGCGCATCGTTCATTTTACCGGCGTTGGCCAGTGCGACAGCATGCCAGTATTGCATTTCAAGGTTATCGGGAAACATTTTTTCAGCACCACCATACAGAGCCATCGCCTTGTCCATTTCGTGGTGCTCGATAGCCAAATCACCTTTATTCATCAGTTCGTAAGCGCGATACATTTTGAGAAGGCGGCGTATTTCGAGAACCGGCTCGGCATGATCTTCAACGCGTAACTCAATCATCCGGTCTTCCCAAATTTTTCCGGTAGCTTTCGCCTTAACGACAAGAATGGCGGCGGACTGTTTACCGCGAATATCGCCTCCGACGCTTTGCCCGGCTTCCAGTGCGGCAACCATCCGTTCGGCGAGCGGCCCCTGCGCTTCCTTAAAAGCTTTATGCATCGCCGGCCATACTTTGTCATTGAGCATCAGATTCGCCTGAACTGAAAATTGTTCGCCTAACGCGTGACCGGCTGCGGGAATACACTTTTCGCCCGTGTGAGCGGCAACATTTCCTTTGGCATCTACGATAGCCAATTGGCGAACGGCACGCCCTTCGTCGGAATCAATTAACATTTTAAGTACTTCCTGCGCCGTTTTGCCTTGCTTCAGGAGTTCCAGACCGCGCGGCCCGAACGACGGATTGACAAACGATTGTGTAGCGATCGCACCGACACCGGCCTCCGCCCAAGTCACAAGCGATCCGACGGAAAACCAATTGGACTGCACCGCGACGCCCATATCACCGGTTTCGGGATCGCGCGCGACGATCGAATACGTGTGCACGAGACGATTTTCAGGTATGATCTGCGCAACCAACGACGATGTCATAAAATAAATAAAAAATATTTTTCTCATACACACTCCATGTGAAATGGTCTATTTATAAAAAACCTGATAATTGTATAGACATCAGTCAGCCGTTCCCACAAAACCAGAAACCATCAAATTTATCCGTAGTTCGTCACTCAAAAAGGCGGTTTGAGATCAGAACGGTGATGCGATCAAACTAATCGCGTTTATAGAATTACAATACCTCATTGGCTCACCGAATGAGCCTAAATGTATCAGTGCCGGTTTACATGCGCAAGAATAAGGTGCTTTTGTTTGAAAAAAAATAAACCCCGCTACTCTTAGCGGGGAAATTCATATTTCATAAATCGCCATAGTACGTAACGTAAAGCCGAGCACTACCCTATGTCAATCGCAAGTGCATGAATCGGGTTTCATTTCGATAACAAAACTAATAGTATCCGATAACGTATAGGCTCCGAAATATCCGGCTATCTTGCGACCGTCTTCATCGGTGATATTTGACCTGTATGTGATCGGAGCATTGTATCTCCAATACGTAAGCGAATCAAATAAATCATATGCGAACCCTGTAGTTTCGCGCATGCCCCATGCCCGGGTCAGTATCGTATCCATCGCCATGGAGACATACCACGGTATCACATCATATACATCACCTGGAACGCATTCATTTCTTTGCGCGGCTAACCCTGACTTATTTTTTGATTGTAAAAACACAAGATCTTGGTCGTTGGGGTCAAGAGGATAAGGCGTTCTGAAACGATAAATGTATGCGCCTGAAACCTCCGGGCCCGACATCGAAGCCGACGCTGCGCAAAGCGGAGAAACCGGAGTTTGTTTTTTAGGATAAACCGTGATAGTATCGCCGGATAGAGGGATAGTGATCGTGATATTGTCCGGTACGCGTACGGTCGCCTTGTACTCCTTGCCATGCGGGCGCGTCACACGGAGCGAACACACCTCCAGCGCCGATATGTGCAGGGCATTGGCCACATCCCGATAGGTGCCTTTGCCCACATGCTCAAGCTCTACGGTCGCGCCTCCGGCGGTCATATAGACTTTGGCATCGTCGTGGTATGTAAGTACGCCACGGTAGTCTTCCACATAAGCTCTAAGCTGGATCTGCATCGTAAAGTCGAGCAGATTGGCGGCATCGGTCGAATCCGGATAGACAGCCAGTAATCGTCCTACAAATACTTCGATGGGATATTTACGGTCTTCATCCGGTACAGCATGGGCGATGATAAGATCATAGTCTTTATCCAGACGACCGTCATAAGGCTTTTTTTTATCCTCCGAACATCCTGCGCACCCATAAAATACCCAAACGATAAAGAAACCGAAAAAAAATTTCATAACAACTCCGTAAATAAAACCCTATCCGGTTTTTAGGCCGGATAGGGTATAAAGCGTGCGTTCAATAGCTCATTGATACGTGATCATCTTGATAGTCCAGTCCATGTGTTGGAGTGCACCGCCGTTGGCGTTTACAGTCTGAATAAAGATTGCGCCATTGTCCGTACGAGCATTCAATGTGCGCAGATTGATGCTTTTGATGGCTCCTTTTTCGTAACGATCGTCATTGAGACTTCTCCGCTCCTGAACATAATACGCCGAGTTTTCCTGAATTTTTTTGGTATTATCCGTCATATCGTAATAGTCTGTCGCTAATGTGCTGATTGTACCCGCTTGCTGATCCCGATTATATTTACCCGCGATATTATCCTCTATATAGTCGCCTGAGCTCCAGTCTGCTTCTATGGCGACCATACGGACGCTGTCGGTAAGATTATCCACGCGTACCAATGCAATTTCCTGATCTTTAAGCGTTGTATAAGTCAGTTTAGAGTTTACATCCGGATAATATCGTGAAGCTCCTCCGGCATCAGGACGGGTCATACCATTAAAAATATGATTCGTTGTACCGTTGAAGTAACTATTGATGGGATCCGACCCATCGGAAAAATAGACTTCAAATTCCTCGTAACTTTCGTCACTCTTGTATTTGAGATTCACAGCCCTGAATCCGAAATAAACACCGGGAACAATATTTGTTTTGCCAAGCGCCACGTTATTATCGTAGGCATAGTTGACAAAGAAAATAAGATTTTCGGTAGAATTATTGGGGTCAAGCGTGACGGTCGTTTCTGTAAGCGTGCCTTCATTCATATAGTAAGCCGGGATTTCCAATACAGGTAAACCGTCTATTTCTTCTTCAGTTTCCTGTCCGAAATGAAATACATCAGGATCAAGGCTTACATAGTAGGAGCCTTCATCAAATTTTTTGGCGAGACCATCTATTTTTGAGTTATGATAAAGCTCGATTTCAACCGGTTTGCCGTTGGCGGAAACTTTTGAAAGAGATCGATTGGCGGTAATTTCGCTTAACCTGACCGATCCATTCTTAAGCATAGCCAAATTTTCGGCAGTAACCCAGGATGGATCCTGTACAAGGCCCTTTGCCACTTCTTCCAGTCCGGTGCGGGATGCACGATCTGTTTCTATTGATGTTTCAGTATTTTTTTCCGAACAAGAAATCGTAAAAAAAACAAATCCTAACCATACAAATAACTTCTTCATAAACACTCCATAA
This genomic window from bacterium contains:
- a CDS encoding glycosyltransferase, with translation MTVLFVFSMHNFIMIYYFLKHRDDHPQPSEDWVHLPEEKLPVITIQLPIFNESTVAERLILATSQLDWPKNKLEIQVLDDSTDDTVQLTRACVERLAAQGYMIRLFHRTDRKGYKAGALREALEYAHGEFVAIFDADFIPEKDFLRKAMPHFSQSRIGMVQSRWGYLNEDFSMLTKTQAIGLNGHFVIQQLARNRAGFFINFNGTGGIWRKSCITDAGNWHDDTLTEDLDLSYRAQLKGWKFVYLNDIVVPGELPIGIHALKTQQFRWTKGSVETAKKLVPKILKAELPMWTKIQSLFHLTANFSYIFVVISCLLNSSILFLHNENGRFNVILDIMAVFVLSMLGLFIFFFYSEKMINPNWKKKMVILPVLMMGSIGLSISNAKAVIEGFFDIKSSFVRTPKWGTMKRKEKTRFHGVKLDALFLIELLFLAFILVSLVVGIRNYYTEKANFIGMIFFNVWILVGFSMVVFLSLKHFYDNRASA
- a CDS encoding sigma-54-dependent Fis family transcriptional regulator, coding for MPADTAHNDQLRSFVLNSNETEIEKNLRSIGESIGLYGESETIRTIIRDVCRVAPSDVAVLVIGESGTGKDVMAKAIHQLSARRNKPLVIVNSGAIAEGILESELFGHERGAFTGAVSERKGYFETANGGTIFLDEIGDMPLQTQVKLLRVLETGEFLKVGGSVVRRCDVRVIGATNRNLEQMVRRGEFRKDLYYRLKAITITMPPLRQRRADIPVLIKRFTDDYSAQTYAKFRGFTAEAMDMMVNYRWPGNVRELKNFVESLITIKRGETVTAEDITKQLENFKGIDAFENDADDTMLPIPTHMTPEQAERELLYRTLLSLKRDVDDIKHFLVAKFGNVPRPLGGSDFPHAGYAPHFDKETRDGKIVETEVYNVDEGQERDSLSLSDLERDMIIKALKKFDGKRNAAARSLGLSERTLYRKIKEYNLDL
- the gmk gene encoding guanylate kinase, which produces MANLSSSKGKLIVFSAPSGTGKTAIKNTLLKMDPTLVFSISATTRAKREGENDGKDYYFISEEEFKDHIQNDDFVEYDHHFGNYYGTLRMAVEPDLRMGCNVIMDLDVNGALNVKKSYGGTSVLIFIKPPSMDELRKRLMSRGTETEETLKIRLARVQEEMDRAHLFDHVVVNDTIERAANEILDIIRR
- a CDS encoding DUF1028 domain-containing protein, which encodes MRKIFFIYFMTSSLVAQIIPENRLVHTYSIVARDPETGDMGVAVQSNWFSVGSLVTWAEAGVGAIATQSFVNPSFGPRGLELLKQGKTAQEVLKMLIDSDEGRAVRQLAIVDAKGNVAAHTGEKCIPAAGHALGEQFSVQANLMLNDKVWPAMHKAFKEAQGPLAERMVAALEAGQSVGGDIRGKQSAAILVVKAKATGKIWEDRMIELRVEDHAEPVLEIRRLLKMYRAYELMNKGDLAIEHHEMDKAMALYGGAEKMFPDNLEMQYWHAVALANAGKMNDALPMFKKIFAKDNNWRILTERLPGVGLLTVKPEEFKSILSQ